One window from the genome of Candidatus Campbellbacteria bacterium encodes:
- a CDS encoding MGMT family protein, translating into MSSFAQKVYGVVARIPKGQTHTYKEVAHLAGSPRAYRAVGNILNKNKNPRVPCHRVIRSDGSVGGYAFGGISKKRALLKREGALN; encoded by the coding sequence GTGTCTTCATTTGCACAAAAAGTGTATGGTGTTGTTGCGCGTATTCCAAAAGGACAAACACACACATACAAAGAAGTGGCACATTTAGCAGGAAGTCCTCGTGCATATCGTGCCGTTGGTAACATTCTTAATAAAAACAAAAACCCGCGCGTACCATGCCATCGGGTTATTCGAAGTGATGGTTCGGTGGGTGGATATGCATTTGGTGGTATTTCAAAAAAGCGTGCACTATTAAAGAGGGAAGGAGCGTTGAACTAG